The Methylophilus sp. TWE2 region ACCAACACCAGATCATAGAATGGCAACGGATAGTTTGCATTGAGTTCGAGATAAGTCGAGCCTTTGGTATTGCTGTCAAAACCGGTACCACGGTTCGCGCCAAACCAGTCTGTCAACGTCATGGAGGCTTTTGCGCTAATCCAGTCGTAGCTAAGTGCGGCATTCACCTCATAGGTGTCAAAGCGCTGGCTCGAAACTGCAGATCCATCACTACGCGTACAAGCTGTACATTTGTCCCAATTGCCGCCTGGATAGAGGTAGCCAATGAGCCCGGCTGACCAGGCGAGCTTTTCAACCGAAGCAAAACTGCCGTTATAGCCAGCGTAAATATCAATCTCGGTCGTGCTGTCAACATAGGTCTGGGGCGAGATACTGGATCCCCACAAGCCTGCATAAAAGCCGCTCTCATGGGCAATGTCTAAGCCGGCCTGCACGGCAGGTTTATGCCATGACTGAGAAATGCCGCGTGAGTAATAGTCAGATACAAACGACAGATTTCTGGATAAAGACCAAGCGGATTTTTCTTCTGCCAGGCTGGGAGTGGAGACGAAACTTGCTGAAAAAAGTGCAAGAGCAAAGAGGATAGATTTACGCATAAGTAAGGACCCTGTTGATGAATAATGTGAGGCCATTTTGCGGAATGCTTTACTCTGCGACTATCCCAAATCGGCAAAGATGCAGATAAAAATGGCGATGAGAGGTTTGATGATTAGGTGAGCAACCTGATGCGCAGACAGCGCTTTTTGCGCCCATGTAATGCACTAAAAATAGGCGCAGTATGCGTAATTGCACCTGGATTGATGACTTTGTGATTGGGGTAACCACAGTTGCGAAATA contains the following coding sequences:
- a CDS encoding TorF family putative porin, whose translation is MRKSILFALALFSASFVSTPSLAEEKSAWSLSRNLSFVSDYYSRGISQSWHKPAVQAGLDIAHESGFYAGLWGSSISPQTYVDSTTEIDIYAGYNGSFASVEKLAWSAGLIGYLYPGGNWDKCTACTRSDGSAVSSQRFDTYEVNAALSYDWISAKASMTLTDWFGANRGTGFDSNTKGSTYLELNANYPLPFYDLVLVAHVGMLDVAGRVTPGAYGTFVSGRGNPDNKDYKIGLSKNIAFANTNGLNLGVYYVGADDTGYWSSRGFGGSSFNGGTGSKDLTDNRWVITLSSTF